One window of Nostoc sp. C052 genomic DNA carries:
- a CDS encoding Uma2 family endonuclease, translating into MLNYNPLHCLPSSEELPDSDDTAVDNELQNLIPGLLKTILALVWCDRWDWFFGVDMGIYYDPEKSAVVPDGFLSLGVKRFIDEDLRLSYVLWEENKLPILALEVVSQIYQEEYSTKKEFYAKELGILYYVVYSPFRRKKTPLEVYRLVDGEYILMSGNPVWLPEIGLGIGRERGIYQGIVREWLYWYDEEGQKLLTPEERIREAEERTAFEEQRRVEVEQQVKILMERLNALGVDPETLS; encoded by the coding sequence ATGTTAAACTACAATCCACTGCATTGTTTGCCATCTTCCGAAGAATTACCCGACTCAGATGATACCGCTGTGGATAATGAACTACAAAATTTAATTCCCGGCTTGCTAAAAACGATACTAGCTTTGGTTTGGTGCGATCGCTGGGATTGGTTCTTTGGTGTTGACATGGGTATTTATTATGACCCCGAAAAATCAGCCGTTGTCCCTGATGGGTTTCTCAGCTTAGGAGTGAAACGCTTCATTGATGAGGATTTACGCCTAAGTTATGTGCTGTGGGAAGAAAATAAGCTGCCAATTTTAGCGCTAGAAGTTGTTTCCCAAATATATCAAGAAGAATATAGTACTAAGAAAGAATTTTACGCAAAAGAATTAGGAATTTTGTACTACGTTGTATATAGTCCTTTTCGGCGTAAAAAGACACCTTTAGAAGTGTATCGCTTAGTTGATGGCGAATATATTTTAATGTCAGGAAATCCCGTTTGGCTACCAGAAATTGGTTTAGGAATTGGGCGAGAACGAGGAATTTATCAGGGTATAGTACGGGAGTGGCTGTACTGGTATGACGAAGAAGGGCAAAAATTGCTGACACCAGAAGAACGCATCAGAGAGGCAGAAGAACGCACAGCTTTTGAAGAACAGCGACGCGTGGAAGTAGAACAACAAGTGAAAATCTTAATGGAAAGGTTAAATGCACTTGGCGTTGATCCAGAAACTTTGTCATAG
- a CDS encoding D-alanyl-D-alanine carboxypeptidase, whose protein sequence is MLELLGSGLVSLWLEMAGVQIKPLDALDALTWQSSPGLVLAPDPNPTGATTVQEYLKKLITSKVVAQNLAESQGIWMQSGPMLMANHQGTTPLPAASLTKIATSLVALKTWGPDYQFDTLVSVTGPVVNGVVQGDLVVAGRGDPLFVWEEAIALGNTLNKMGIKQVKGNLIINGSFAMNFQRQPMLAGLMLKQTLNHATWGRPALYTYSIMPKGTPKPQVIITGGVKVEAQPNPQQTLLLRHRSLPLKQLLKEMNIYSNNDMAEMLADSVGGATVVQSTAANLARVPQAEIQLINGSGLGPENRISPRAVCAMFMAIQAEASAHQLNLADLFPMSGFDHRGTVHTRHIPLATVIKTGTLRDVSALAGVMPTRDRGLVWFAIINRGTNVWGFRTGQDQLLQSVIKQLQQPPTVPIALTPHSVINTLPQLGAANRNEILYKS, encoded by the coding sequence ATGCTGGAATTATTGGGTTCAGGTTTGGTGTCGCTTTGGCTGGAAATGGCTGGAGTACAAATCAAGCCTCTAGATGCCTTAGATGCACTAACTTGGCAAAGTAGCCCCGGTTTAGTTCTTGCCCCCGATCCAAATCCAACTGGTGCGACTACGGTGCAGGAGTATCTGAAAAAGCTCATAACCTCAAAGGTAGTAGCGCAAAATCTGGCTGAGAGTCAGGGCATTTGGATGCAGTCGGGGCCGATGTTGATGGCGAATCACCAAGGTACGACACCTCTACCGGCTGCCTCTTTAACCAAAATTGCCACTTCACTAGTTGCTTTGAAAACTTGGGGGCCAGATTACCAATTTGATACTTTGGTGAGTGTTACTGGGCCTGTGGTAAATGGGGTTGTACAAGGCGATTTGGTTGTTGCTGGCCGTGGCGATCCTTTGTTTGTTTGGGAAGAAGCGATCGCTCTTGGTAATACTCTCAATAAAATGGGCATCAAGCAGGTAAAGGGAAATTTGATCATTAATGGCAGTTTTGCCATGAATTTCCAACGTCAGCCGATGCTGGCGGGTTTAATGCTCAAGCAAACCCTAAATCATGCAACTTGGGGTCGTCCCGCTCTCTATACATACTCAATCATGCCTAAGGGAACGCCCAAGCCTCAAGTGATCATTACAGGTGGGGTGAAAGTTGAGGCACAGCCAAACCCTCAACAAACTTTGTTACTGCGTCATCGCTCATTGCCCTTAAAGCAACTGCTCAAGGAAATGAATATTTACAGTAATAACGACATGGCAGAGATGCTGGCAGACTCAGTAGGGGGCGCAACTGTAGTGCAATCAACTGCTGCCAACCTGGCTAGAGTGCCACAAGCAGAAATCCAGTTAATCAATGGTTCTGGATTGGGCCCCGAAAATCGTATTTCTCCCAGGGCTGTTTGTGCTATGTTTATGGCGATTCAAGCTGAAGCATCTGCCCATCAGCTAAATCTAGCTGACTTGTTTCCCATGTCTGGATTTGATCACCGGGGGACAGTACATACCAGACACATTCCCCTGGCAACTGTGATCAAAACTGGCACTCTCCGGGATGTAAGCGCCTTAGCAGGAGTCATGCCTACACGCGATCGCGGTTTGGTTTGGTTTGCGATTATCAACCGTGGGACAAATGTTTGGGGTTTCCGTACTGGACAAGACCAACTACTGCAAAGTGTTATCAAACAATTACAACAACCTCCCACTGTTCCGATTGCCCTGACTCCCCACTCAGTCATCAACACTTTACCTCAGCTAGGTGCAGCTAATCGGAATGAAATCTTATACAAAAGTTAG
- a CDS encoding HhoA/HhoB/HtrA family serine endopeptidase: MRFPKLSRSLRQLSTHVFAIALGVLLTVSTLQVLPSQAEPAPTVTAVDTSNLIAQRQSPASAAIGSTSFVTAAVNRVGSAVVRIDTERTITRRVDPFLEDPFFRRFFGEGFSQQVPSEQLRGLGSGFIIDKSGLVLTNAHVVDKADKVTVRLKDGRTFEGKVQGIDEVTDLAVVKINAGNDLPVAPLGSSSNVQVGDWAIAVGNPLGFDNTVTLGIISTLKRSSAQVGISDKRLDFIQTDAAINPGNSGGPLLNGQGEVIGINTAIRPDAMGIGFAIPIDKAKAIAAQLQRDGKVAHPYLGVQMLTLTPDLAKQNNTDPNSPIQIPEINGVFVMRVVPNSPAASAGIRRGDVILQVDGKAITSAEQLQNVVEDSRLGQILQVKVQRGNQTQQLSVRTAELQNAS; the protein is encoded by the coding sequence ATGCGATTTCCCAAATTATCTCGGTCTTTACGTCAACTTAGTACTCATGTTTTCGCGATCGCGCTAGGAGTTCTGCTAACCGTTAGCACATTGCAGGTATTACCCTCCCAAGCCGAACCAGCACCTACGGTAACTGCTGTTGATACTTCAAACCTCATTGCTCAACGGCAATCACCAGCTAGTGCTGCCATCGGTAGCACTAGCTTTGTGACAGCAGCAGTAAACCGTGTTGGTTCAGCAGTTGTCCGTATTGATACTGAGCGAACAATTACTCGCCGCGTCGATCCATTTTTAGAAGATCCCTTTTTTCGTCGGTTTTTTGGTGAAGGTTTCTCTCAACAAGTTCCTTCTGAACAGTTACGCGGTTTAGGCTCAGGTTTTATTATCGACAAAAGCGGGTTAGTTCTGACTAATGCTCATGTGGTCGATAAGGCTGATAAAGTAACAGTCCGACTCAAAGATGGTCGCACCTTTGAAGGGAAAGTTCAAGGTATTGATGAAGTCACAGATTTGGCAGTAGTCAAAATTAATGCTGGTAACGATTTACCAGTGGCTCCCTTAGGTTCTTCTAGTAATGTACAAGTAGGAGACTGGGCGATCGCAGTTGGTAATCCTTTAGGATTTGATAACACCGTTACCTTGGGAATTATCAGTACCCTCAAACGTTCTAGCGCCCAAGTCGGCATTAGTGACAAACGCTTAGACTTCATTCAGACAGACGCCGCCATTAACCCTGGTAATTCTGGCGGGCCATTATTAAATGGTCAAGGTGAAGTGATTGGCATTAACACAGCCATTCGCCCTGATGCAATGGGTATTGGGTTTGCCATTCCTATTGATAAAGCTAAAGCGATCGCCGCACAACTGCAACGTGATGGCAAAGTTGCTCACCCCTATCTAGGTGTGCAAATGCTAACTTTAACACCCGATCTCGCCAAGCAAAATAACACCGATCCCAACTCTCCGATTCAGATACCAGAAATCAATGGTGTTTTTGTTATGCGAGTTGTCCCCAATTCTCCAGCGGCATCTGCGGGTATCCGGCGCGGGGATGTCATTCTGCAAGTTGATGGTAAAGCAATTACCAGTGCTGAACAATTGCAGAATGTTGTGGAAGACAGTCGCCTTGGTCAAATATTACAGGTGAAAGTGCAACGAGGTAATCAGACACAGCAGCTTTCAGTCCGCACAGCTGAGTTGCAAAATGCTTCTTAG